In Scyliorhinus canicula chromosome 18, sScyCan1.1, whole genome shotgun sequence, a single window of DNA contains:
- the kxd1 gene encoding kxDL motif-containing protein 1, producing MEASASGVFCSRMLSMVNREDVNAIVQAQRHMLDRFEKTNEMLLNFNNLSSMRLNQMTERYQHHTRALVDMKKDLDSIFRRIRILKDKLAKQHPEAFSSINNSLVAEDDEDFGPIPKGSLPLSATLDLSSDSSNTSPTLLSTGASGDSEDALQGLADALAIKGQIDGHEQPVRVGGGE from the exons ATGGAGGCCTCTGCCTCCGGTGTGTTCTGTAGCAGGATGTTGAGTATGGTGAACCGTGAGGATGTTAATGCCATTGTCCAGGCACAGAGACACAT gcTGGACCGTTTTGAGAAGACGAACGAGATGTTATTGAACTTCaacaatttgtcaagcatgaggCTAAATCAGATGACAGAACGGTACCAGCACCATACCAGGGCACTTGTGGACATGAAAAAAGATCTTGACAGCATCTTCCGGCGAATACG GATTTTGAAGGACAAACTCGCAAAGCAACACCCGGAAGCGTTCAGCA GTATCAACAATTCCCTGGTTGCAGAAGATGATGAGGattttggtccaatcccaaaggGCTCATTACCACTTTCTGCCACTCTCGATCTCAGCTCTGACTCCAGTAATACCAGCCCAACATTACTGTCCACAGGAGCAAGCGGGGACTCAGAAGACGCCTTGCAGGGACTTGCAGACGCTCTGGCAATTAAGGGACAGATTGATGGACACGAGCAGCCTGTCCGGGTAGGTGGGGGAGAGTAA
- the LOC119953656 gene encoding protein S100-A1-like, with amino-acid sequence MGWARYNKPSNLQNCSTSGQKLEQEQPPAMATPTKTELAMQNLMDVFYQYVEGDKYTLTRCQMKSLVDAELGQLTKNNKNIESFDKMMKDLDFDGDGEMNFEEFVSFIASLMFSCNTIYLQKREQQAKK; translated from the exons ATGGGCTGGGCTAGGTATAATAAACCCAGCAACTTGCAGAACTGCAGCACATCTGGCCAAAAACTGGAACAAGAGCAG cctCCTGCCATGGCGACCCCAACCAAAACAGAGCTGGCCATGCAGAACCTGATGGATGTTTTTTATCAATACGTGGAGGGGGACAAATACACCTTGACCAGGTGTCAGATGAAATCCCTGGTGGATGCAGAGCTCGGCCAGCTGACAAAG AATAATAAGAATATTGAATCCTTTGATAAGATGATGAAAGATCTGGATTTTGATGGGGATGGAGAAATGAATTTTGAGGAGTTTGTGTCATTCATTGCCAGTCTCATGTTTTCCTGTAACACAATTTATCTCCAGAAGCGGGAGCAACAAGCAAAGAAATGA